The following coding sequences lie in one Flavobacterium cyclinae genomic window:
- the rplA gene encoding 50S ribosomal protein L1: protein MAKLTKKQKEAAAKIEKNKLYSLKDASALIKEVASAKFDESVDIAVKLGVDPRKANQMVRGVVTLPHGTGKDVRVLALVTPDKEAEAKAAGADHVGLDDYLQKIKDGWTDVDVIITMPAVMGKLGPLGRVLGPRGLMPNPKTGTVTMDVAKAVQEVKAGKIDFKVDKTGIVHAGIGRVSFDADKIYDNAHEIVQTLIKLKPTAAKGTYIKSIHISSTQSPAIALDPKAV, encoded by the coding sequence ATGGCAAAATTGACAAAAAAGCAAAAAGAGGCTGCAGCAAAAATTGAGAAGAATAAACTTTATTCTTTAAAAGATGCTTCTGCATTAATTAAAGAAGTTGCTTCTGCAAAATTTGATGAGTCTGTTGATATCGCAGTTAAGTTAGGTGTAGATCCTAGAAAAGCGAATCAAATGGTAAGAGGGGTTGTAACATTACCTCATGGAACTGGTAAAGATGTAAGAGTATTAGCATTAGTTACTCCAGATAAAGAAGCTGAAGCTAAAGCTGCTGGTGCAGACCACGTAGGTTTAGATGACTATTTACAAAAAATTAAAGATGGTTGGACAGATGTAGATGTTATCATCACTATGCCAGCTGTTATGGGTAAATTAGGTCCATTAGGACGTGTTTTAGGTCCAAGAGGTTTAATGCCAAACCCTAAAACAGGAACTGTAACTATGGACGTTGCTAAAGCGGTGCAAGAAGTGAAAGCTGGTAAAATCGACTTCAAAGTTGATAAAACTGGTATCGTTCACGCTGGAATAGGTAGAGTATCTTTTGATGCTGATAAAATCTATGACAATGCACACGAAATCGTTCAAACATTAATCAAATTAAAACCAACTGCAGCTAAAGGTACTTATATTAAGTCTATTCATATATCAAGTACACAAAGTCCTGCTATTGCTTTAGATCCTAAAGCTGTATAA
- the secE gene encoding preprotein translocase subunit SecE, producing the protein MTKVVNYISEAFHELKANVTWPIWADVQRLTIIVAVFSIVFALLTWGVDELFVKALELFFNILK; encoded by the coding sequence ATGACAAAAGTAGTTAATTACATATCTGAAGCTTTTCATGAATTGAAAGCAAATGTTACTTGGCCTATTTGGGCTGACGTACAACGTTTGACAATTATTGTAGCTGTATTTTCAATTGTTTTCGCTCTTTTAACTTGGGGTGTAGATGAATTATTTGTAAAAGCTCTTGAATTGTTTTTTAACATTTTAAAATAA
- a CDS encoding tyrosine-type recombinase/integrase, whose product MATNLQAYQNYLVKEKNYSPLTVRAYLDDILSFQDYLNQQSITLEEVVYPNVRNWIVVLVENNVSTTSVNRKISALKSFYKFLLKVKQITVNPLLKHKSLKTAKKVQIPFSEKEMRDVFLDHDYVDDFESIRNRFILELFYTTGIRRAELINLKLKSINEIQKTIRVIGKRNKERIIPVLDCTLDLFKKYKEQRDNLEQIKDIEMLILSKRGNKVSESFVYRLINDYFSTVSKKEKKSPHVLRHSFATHLLNNGADLNSVKELLGHASLSSTQIYTHSSLAELKKIYQEAHPRNKK is encoded by the coding sequence ATGGCTACAAATTTACAAGCATATCAGAATTATTTAGTTAAAGAGAAAAATTATTCTCCTTTAACAGTTCGTGCTTATTTAGATGATATTTTATCTTTTCAGGATTATCTAAATCAACAATCAATCACATTAGAAGAAGTTGTTTATCCAAATGTTAGAAATTGGATAGTTGTTTTAGTCGAAAACAATGTAAGTACTACTTCCGTTAATCGGAAAATTTCTGCCTTAAAATCGTTTTATAAGTTTTTACTAAAGGTAAAGCAGATAACGGTAAATCCACTTCTGAAGCATAAATCATTAAAAACAGCTAAAAAAGTTCAAATTCCATTTTCTGAGAAAGAAATGAGAGATGTGTTTTTGGATCATGATTATGTTGATGATTTTGAAAGTATTCGAAATAGATTTATTTTGGAGCTATTTTATACCACTGGAATTAGAAGAGCCGAATTGATTAATTTAAAGTTGAAAAGTATAAATGAAATCCAAAAAACAATTCGAGTAATTGGAAAAAGAAACAAAGAACGAATTATTCCAGTATTAGATTGTACTTTAGATTTATTCAAGAAATATAAAGAGCAACGAGATAATTTAGAGCAAATTAAAGATATTGAGATGTTAATTTTGTCTAAAAGAGGTAATAAAGTGAGTGAATCGTTTGTATATCGATTAATAAATGATTACTTTAGTACTGTCTCGAAAAAAGAAAAAAAGAGTCCACACGTTCTTAGGCATTCCTTTGCAACACATTTGTTGAATAATGGTGCCGATTTAAATTCCGTAAAAGAGTTATTAGGTCATGCTAGTTTGTCATCTACCCAAATATACACCCATAGTAGTTTGGCAGAATTAAAAAAAATATATCAAGAAGCGCATCCTAGAAATAAAAAATAA
- a CDS encoding acyl-CoA dehydrogenase family protein → MNSMYFTEEHELFRQSFRDFLHKEVVPHIEKWEKTGTIERFIWEKFGEMGFFGLNYPEAYGGMNLDLFYTVIFLEELQKIKSSGFAAAMWAHAYLAMTHLNAEGDERIKQEYLAPSIAGKKIGALCITEPFGGSDVAGMRTTAVRKGDKFVINGSKTFITNGVYADYYVVAAKTNPELGNKGISIFLVDTNIQGISATKLDKLGWRASDTAEIAFDNVEIPVENLMGEEGKGFPYIMQHFALERLIMAINAHARAEYAIDYTLEYMSQREAFGSPINKFQALRHTMVEHATEVEHCKIFNYAAVARLNNKEYVVKEATMAKLKSTKVADLAIYDCLQMLGGYGYMEEYPLARLLRDSRLGPIGGGTSEILKEILSKMIIDNQNYKPAVK, encoded by the coding sequence ATGAATTCAATGTATTTCACAGAAGAACACGAATTATTCCGCCAGAGTTTTAGAGATTTTTTACACAAGGAAGTTGTTCCACATATTGAAAAATGGGAAAAAACGGGTACGATAGAACGTTTTATTTGGGAAAAATTTGGCGAAATGGGATTCTTTGGGTTAAATTATCCAGAGGCTTATGGAGGAATGAACTTGGATTTATTTTACACTGTTATTTTCTTAGAAGAACTTCAAAAAATAAAATCATCTGGTTTTGCTGCAGCTATGTGGGCTCATGCTTATTTGGCAATGACTCATTTAAATGCTGAAGGAGATGAAAGAATAAAACAAGAATATTTAGCACCAAGTATTGCTGGAAAAAAAATTGGGGCATTGTGTATTACTGAACCTTTTGGAGGAAGTGATGTTGCGGGAATGAGAACAACAGCGGTTCGTAAAGGAGATAAGTTTGTAATTAATGGTTCTAAAACGTTTATAACAAATGGCGTTTATGCGGATTATTATGTTGTAGCTGCAAAAACAAATCCAGAATTAGGTAATAAAGGAATCAGTATCTTTTTAGTAGATACCAATATTCAAGGTATTTCGGCTACTAAACTAGATAAATTAGGGTGGAGAGCATCTGATACAGCAGAAATTGCTTTTGATAATGTTGAAATTCCTGTTGAAAATTTAATGGGTGAAGAAGGAAAAGGATTTCCTTATATTATGCAACATTTTGCATTGGAAAGATTAATTATGGCGATTAATGCTCACGCAAGAGCGGAATATGCTATTGATTATACATTAGAATATATGTCACAGCGTGAGGCTTTTGGTAGTCCAATTAATAAATTTCAAGCTTTACGCCATACCATGGTAGAGCATGCAACTGAGGTTGAACACTGTAAAATTTTCAATTATGCTGCAGTAGCTCGATTAAATAACAAAGAATACGTTGTTAAAGAAGCGACTATGGCTAAATTAAAATCAACTAAGGTTGCGGATTTGGCTATATATGATTGTTTGCAAATGTTAGGAGGTTATGGTTATATGGAAGAATATCCGTTAGCACGTTTGTTAAGAGATAGTCGTTTAGGACCAATTGGAGGTGGAACTTCTGAAATTTTGAAAGAGATTTTATCAAAAATGATAATCGATAATCAGAATTATAAGCCTGCAGTAAAATAA
- the hpf gene encoding ribosome hibernation-promoting factor, HPF/YfiA family gives MKVNLQAVNFNVDRKLVDFIQERMDKLEKYYDKIVSAEVFLRLENTSDKENKTVEIKIIVPGDDFLVKKTAKSFEEAADLSVDSLERVIMKRKEKLRAHS, from the coding sequence ATGAAAGTTAATTTGCAAGCAGTAAATTTTAATGTAGACAGAAAATTGGTAGATTTCATTCAAGAACGAATGGATAAATTAGAAAAGTATTATGATAAAATTGTTTCGGCTGAAGTATTTTTAAGACTCGAAAACACTAGTGATAAAGAAAATAAGACGGTTGAAATAAAAATTATTGTTCCTGGAGATGATTTTTTAGTTAAAAAAACAGCAAAAAGTTTTGAAGAAGCGGCTGATTTATCGGTTGATTCACTAGAGCGAGTAATTATGAAAAGGAAAGAAAAATTAAGAGCGCATTCATAA
- the nusG gene encoding transcription termination/antitermination protein NusG, translated as MADNNVNKWYVVRAVSGQENKVKAYIETEASRLGMADYISQVLVPTEKVVQVRDGKKIAKDKVYFPGYVMIEANLTGEIPHIIKSIPGVIGFLGETKGGDAVPLRQSEVNRMLGKVDELSVKVDNVAIPYSVGETVKVIDGPFNGFNGTIEKVNEEKRKLEVMVKIFGRKTPLELSFMQVEKV; from the coding sequence ATGGCTGATAATAATGTTAATAAGTGGTATGTAGTAAGAGCTGTAAGTGGTCAGGAAAATAAAGTTAAAGCTTACATTGAAACAGAAGCATCTCGTTTAGGTATGGCTGATTACATTTCTCAAGTACTTGTTCCTACTGAAAAAGTAGTACAAGTAAGAGATGGGAAAAAAATTGCAAAAGATAAAGTTTATTTCCCAGGTTATGTAATGATTGAAGCTAACTTAACAGGTGAAATTCCACATATAATCAAGTCGATTCCTGGAGTTATTGGTTTTTTAGGTGAAACTAAAGGAGGAGATGCAGTTCCGTTAAGACAGTCTGAAGTAAATAGAATGTTAGGTAAAGTTGATGAATTATCTGTAAAAGTTGATAATGTTGCTATTCCTTATTCTGTAGGTGAAACTGTAAAAGTTATTGACGGACCTTTCAATGGTTTTAATGGAACTATTGAAAAAGTAAATGAAGAAAAGCGTAAACTAGAAGTAATGGTGAAAATTTTTGGTAGAAAAACACCATTAGAATTAAGTTTTATGCAAGTTGAAAAAGTATAA
- a CDS encoding ComEA family DNA-binding protein, translating into MMKNLKSYFLFSNEHRSGIFLLFIIIILVQLGYFFLKEIVINNDTNSNDKAWLLVQNEIDSLKNIQYTKKDIIYPFNPNYITDYKGYKLGMSIEQIDRLLVYRKAGKFVNSAQEFQQVTKVSDDLLAKISPYFKFPDWVSNKSKTKEQKFYKYSANEKEKIVKKDINSASREDLIAVYGIGEKLADKILIEKEKFGAFVSMDQFQFIWGISPEAIEDLNKRFFVNNLSAINKIAINDLSQKELAKFPYFNYSLAKEIVVYRSMNGGIKNFDDLTKIKGMPNEKIKIIALYLEF; encoded by the coding sequence ATGATGAAAAATTTAAAATCCTACTTCCTGTTTTCAAATGAACACAGAAGTGGGATTTTTTTGTTATTTATTATCATAATTCTAGTTCAATTAGGATATTTTTTTCTAAAAGAAATAGTGATAAATAATGACACTAATTCAAATGATAAAGCTTGGTTGTTAGTTCAAAATGAAATCGACAGCTTAAAAAATATTCAGTATACTAAAAAAGATATAATTTATCCTTTTAATCCAAATTATATTACGGATTATAAAGGATATAAATTAGGAATGTCAATTGAACAAATTGATAGATTGTTGGTTTATCGAAAAGCTGGAAAATTTGTAAATTCTGCTCAAGAATTTCAGCAAGTTACAAAGGTATCAGATGACCTTTTAGCAAAAATTAGTCCCTATTTTAAGTTTCCTGACTGGGTATCAAATAAAAGCAAAACTAAAGAACAAAAGTTTTATAAATATTCAGCAAATGAGAAAGAAAAAATTGTTAAAAAGGATATCAATTCTGCCTCACGTGAAGATTTGATTGCAGTCTATGGAATAGGAGAAAAACTTGCAGATAAAATCTTGATAGAAAAAGAAAAATTTGGAGCTTTTGTTAGTATGGACCAATTTCAGTTCATTTGGGGAATAAGTCCCGAAGCAATCGAAGATTTAAACAAACGTTTTTTTGTAAATAATTTAAGTGCTATTAATAAAATAGCTATAAATGATTTGTCTCAGAAAGAATTAGCAAAATTTCCTTATTTTAATTATTCTTTAGCAAAGGAAATTGTAGTCTATAGATCAATGAATGGCGGAATCAAAAATTTTGATGATTTAACAAAAATTAAAGGAATGCCTAACGAAAAAATAAAAATAATCGCCTTATATTTGGAATTTTAA
- the rplK gene encoding 50S ribosomal protein L11 codes for MAKEVSKVVKLQVKGGAANPSPPVGPALGAAGVNIMEFCKQFNARTQDKPGKVLPVQITVYKDKSFDFVVKTPPAAIQLLEAAKLKSGSGQPNRKKVANVTWDQIRTIAEDKMADLNAFEIEKAMSMIAGTARSMGITVTGNAPF; via the coding sequence ATGGCAAAAGAAGTTAGTAAAGTAGTTAAACTACAAGTTAAGGGAGGTGCTGCGAATCCATCGCCACCGGTTGGACCTGCTTTGGGGGCTGCTGGGGTTAACATCATGGAGTTCTGTAAGCAATTTAATGCTAGAACACAAGATAAACCTGGCAAAGTATTACCAGTACAAATTACTGTGTATAAAGACAAGTCTTTTGACTTTGTTGTTAAAACGCCACCTGCTGCAATTCAGTTATTAGAAGCAGCAAAATTAAAGTCTGGTTCAGGGCAACCTAACCGTAAAAAAGTAGCTAACGTTACTTGGGATCAAATTAGAACTATTGCTGAAGACAAAATGGCAGACTTAAATGCTTTCGAAATTGAAAAAGCTATGAGTATGATTGCTGGAACAGCTAGATCTATGGGTATAACAGTAACAGGAAATGCTCCTTTTTAA
- the rplL gene encoding 50S ribosomal protein L7/L12, translated as MADLKQFAEQLVNLTVKEVNELATILKDEYGIEPAAAAVVVAAGGGDAGAGAAEQTEFTVVLKDAGASKLGVVKAVKELTGLGLKEAKDLVDAAPTNVKEGVSKDEAEGLKKALEEAGAVVELK; from the coding sequence ATGGCAGATTTGAAACAATTCGCAGAACAATTAGTTAACTTAACAGTTAAAGAAGTTAACGAATTAGCAACAATATTAAAAGATGAGTATGGTATCGAGCCTGCTGCTGCAGCTGTAGTAGTTGCTGCTGGTGGTGGAGATGCTGGTGCAGGTGCTGCTGAGCAAACTGAATTCACAGTAGTATTAAAAGATGCTGGTGCTTCTAAATTAGGAGTTGTTAAAGCGGTTAAAGAATTAACTGGTTTAGGTCTTAAAGAAGCTAAAGATTTAGTTGATGCTGCTCCAACAAACGTTAAAGAAGGAGTTTCTAAAGATGAGGCTGAAGGTCTTAAGAAAGCTTTAGAGGAAGCAGGAGCTGTAGTTGAGTTAAAATAA
- the rpsU gene encoding 30S ribosomal protein S21: protein MLIIPIKDGENIDRALKRYKRKFDKTGTVRQLRARQAFIKPSVLNRAKIQKAAYIQGLKDSLES from the coding sequence ATGTTAATTATACCAATTAAAGACGGAGAAAATATCGATAGAGCATTAAAGCGCTATAAAAGAAAATTTGATAAAACAGGAACTGTTCGTCAGTTACGTGCACGTCAAGCTTTCATTAAGCCATCTGTTTTAAACAGAGCTAAAATTCAAAAAGCAGCTTATATTCAAGGATTAAAAGATTCTTTAGAGAGTTAA
- the rplJ gene encoding 50S ribosomal protein L10 — translation MTREEKSIAIEDLTAQLADVNVVYLADISGLDADTTSNLRRACFKAGIKLEVVKNTLLEKAMEASDNDYGDLASVLKGNTSMFIAETANGPAKVIKEFRKKGEKPIFKGAYINQEIYIGDNLLDSLVAIKSKEEVIAEIIGLLQSPAKRVLAALQNQPEKEEGAE, via the coding sequence ATGACTAGAGAAGAAAAATCAATCGCTATTGAAGATTTAACTGCACAGTTAGCGGATGTGAATGTTGTTTATTTAGCAGACATTTCAGGACTTGATGCAGATACTACTTCAAACTTAAGAAGAGCTTGTTTTAAAGCTGGTATTAAATTAGAAGTTGTTAAGAACACATTGTTAGAAAAAGCAATGGAAGCTTCTGATAACGACTATGGTGATTTAGCATCAGTACTTAAAGGAAACACTTCTATGTTTATTGCTGAAACCGCTAATGGTCCAGCAAAAGTTATTAAAGAATTCCGTAAGAAAGGTGAAAAACCAATCTTCAAAGGAGCTTACATTAACCAAGAAATTTATATTGGTGACAACTTATTAGATAGCTTAGTAGCTATTAAATCTAAAGAAGAAGTTATCGCAGAAATTATTGGATTATTACAATCTCCTGCTAAACGAGTTCTTGCAGCTCTTCAAAATCAACCTGAGAAGGAAGAAGGAGCTGAATAA
- the tuf gene encoding elongation factor Tu, producing the protein MAKETFDRSKPHLNIGTIGHVDHGKTTLTAAITKVLADAGLSEAKSFDQIDNAPEEKERGITINTSHVEYSTANRHYAHVDCPGHADYVKNMVTGAAQMDGAILVVAATDGPMPQTREHILLGRQVGVPRMVVFMNKVDMVDDAELLELVEMEIRDLLSFYQYDGDNGPVIQGSALGALNGEPKWVDTVLALMEAVDNWIELPARDVDKPFLMPVEDVFTITGRGTVATGRIETGVANTGDAVEIIGMGADKLTSTITGVEMFRKILDRGEAGDNVGLLLRGIAKEDIKRGMVIIKPGSVKPHAHFKAEVYILKKEEGGRHTPFHNNYRPQFYVRTTDVTGTISLPAGVEMVMPGDNLTIDVQLLSPIALSVGLRFAIREGGRTVGAGQVTEILD; encoded by the coding sequence ATGGCAAAAGAAACCTTTGATCGTTCGAAGCCCCATTTAAATATTGGAACTATCGGACACGTTGACCACGGTAAAACTACATTAACAGCTGCAATTACTAAAGTATTAGCTGATGCTGGTTTATCAGAAGCAAAATCATTTGATCAAATTGATAATGCTCCAGAAGAAAAAGAAAGAGGTATTACTATTAATACATCTCACGTAGAATATTCTACAGCTAACCGTCACTACGCTCACGTTGACTGTCCAGGTCACGCGGATTACGTTAAGAACATGGTTACAGGTGCTGCTCAAATGGACGGTGCTATCTTAGTAGTTGCTGCTACAGATGGTCCTATGCCACAAACAAGAGAGCACATCCTTTTAGGTCGTCAAGTAGGTGTGCCTAGAATGGTTGTATTCATGAACAAAGTGGATATGGTTGATGATGCTGAATTATTAGAATTAGTAGAAATGGAAATCAGAGATTTATTATCTTTCTATCAATATGATGGTGATAATGGTCCTGTAATCCAAGGTTCTGCTTTAGGAGCTTTAAACGGAGAGCCAAAATGGGTTGATACAGTATTAGCTTTAATGGAAGCTGTTGATAACTGGATTGAATTACCTGCTCGTGATGTTGATAAGCCATTCTTGATGCCAGTTGAGGACGTATTTACAATTACAGGTCGTGGAACTGTTGCTACAGGTCGTATCGAAACTGGAGTTGCTAATACAGGTGATGCTGTTGAAATCATTGGTATGGGAGCTGATAAATTAACTTCTACAATTACAGGAGTTGAGATGTTCCGTAAAATCCTTGATAGAGGTGAAGCTGGAGATAACGTAGGTTTATTATTAAGAGGTATCGCTAAAGAAGATATTAAAAGAGGAATGGTTATTATTAAACCAGGATCTGTTAAGCCACACGCTCACTTCAAAGCTGAGGTATATATCTTGAAAAAAGAAGAAGGTGGACGTCACACTCCATTCCACAATAACTACCGTCCACAGTTCTATGTACGTACAACTGACGTAACTGGTACTATTTCTTTACCAGCTGGTGTAGAGATGGTAATGCCAGGTGATAACTTAACAATTGATGTTCAATTATTAAGCCCTATCGCTTTATCAGTAGGTTTACGTTTCGCTATCCGTGAGGGTGGTAGAACAGTAGGTGCTGGTCAGGTTACTGAAATTTTAGACTAA